One segment of Solanum lycopersicum chromosome 1, SLM_r2.1 DNA contains the following:
- the LOC101255428 gene encoding nucleotide pyrophosphatase/phosphodiesterase-like has translation MASSFSNYFKFLLSILFFIIFFTCHSFSSSNYSLSNIVINSTSEFINHTAISEFRILNRRILTQCPDPNPYLSIITASNSTLSDESFVTVHISGVLVPSKGDWVGMISPSYSDSSSCPLNALQYQQTGDLSELPLLCHYPVKAQYLSKDPGYLNCKKKECKKHVKGICEVRTCSASLSFHVVNFRTDIEFVLFAGGFATPCILKRSNNNLTFTNPKQPLYGHLSSIDSTATSMRVTWVSGDETPQQLQYGYGKSQTSQVSTFTQKDMCSSILKSPAKDFGWHDPGFIHSAVMTGLNPSTTNYYTYGSDSSGWSERITFKTPPAGGTNEVRFLAYGDMGKAPRDPSAEHYIQPGSLSVVKAMVDEVSSGNVDSIFHIGDISYATGFLVEWDYFLHLITPIASRISYMTAIGNHERDYIGTGSVYGTPDSGGECGVPYETYFQMPTQAKDKPWYSIEQGSVHFTVISTEHDWSQNSEQYEWMKNDMASVDRTRTPWLIFMGHRPMYSSVTGGILQNVDDDFVEAVEPLLLANKVDLALFGHVHNYERTCAVYQKECKAMPTKDASGIDTYDNSNYSAPVHAVIGMAGFNLDQFPSQADEWSLVRKVEFGYVRVHATRNSLTTEYVNANTRKLEDNFKIIKS, from the exons ATGGCTTCTTCTTTctctaattatttcaaatttttattatcaattttatttttcataattttcttcacttgtcattctttttcttcttcaaattattCTTTATCAAATATAGTTATAAATTCAACTTCTGAATTTATTAACCATACTGCTATATCCGAATTTCGAATATTGAATCGAAGAATTTTAACCCAATGCCCCGACCCAAACCCGTATTTGAGTATAATTACAGCCTCAAATTCAACCCTTTCTGATGAATCTTTTGTTACTGTTCATATTTCTGGAGTTTTGGTTCCTTCAAAAGGAGATTGGGTTGGCATGATCTCGCCTTCGTATTCTGA CTCCTCAAGTTGCCCCTTAAATGCCTTACAATATCAACAGACTGGTGATCTCTCTGAACTTCCACTCCTTTGCCATTATCCAGTCAAG GCACAATATTTAAGCAAAGATCCAGGCTATCTAAATTGCAAGAAGAAAGAATGCAAGAAACATGTAAAGGGAATTTGTGAAGTGAGAACATGTAGTGCTTCACTCTCATTTCATGTTGTTAATTTTAGGACAGATATTGAGTTTGTGTTATTTGCTGGTGGATTTGCAACTCCTTGTATCCTCAAAAGATCAAACAACAATTTAACCTTCACTAATCCTAAACAACCTTTATATGGACATCTCTCTAGCATTGACTCCACTGCAACATCT ATGAGAGTAACATGGGTTAGTGGAGATGAAACACCTCAACAACTACAATATGGATATGGAAAATCTCAAACATCACAAGTTTCTACCTTTACCCAAAAGGACATGTGCA GTTCTATATTAAAAAGTCCAGCTAAGGACTTTGGATGGCATGATCCTGGCTTCATTCATTCAGCAGTAATGACTGGCCTTAATCCATCAACCACAAACTACTACACATATGGAAG TGATTCAAGTGGTTGGAGTGAAAGAATTACCTTCAAAACACCACCAGCTGGTGGAACAAATGAGGTTAGATTTTTGGCATATGGTGATATGGGAAAAGCTCCTAGAGATCCTTCTGCAGAACATTATATTCAG CCAGGATCATTATCAGTGGTGAAAGCTATGGTTGATGAAGTATCATCTGGAAATGTTGATTCTATATTCCACATTGGTGATATAAGTTATGCTACTGGATTTCTAGTAGAATGGGATTATTTTCTACATCTAATCACTCCAATTGCCTCTCGTATTTCATACATGACCGCTATCGGAAATCATGAAAG GGACTATATAGGTACAGGATCAGTATATGGAACACCAGATTCAGGTGGAGAATGTGGTGTACCTTATGAAACTTATTTTCAAATGCCAACACAAGCTAAAGACAAACCATGGTACTCTATTGAACAAGGAAGTGTTCACTTCACTGTTATTTCAACTGAACATGATTGGTCTCAAAATTCAGAGcag TATGAATGGATGAAGAATGACATGGCTTCAGTTGATCGAACAAGAACACCGTGGTTAATTTTTATGGG GCATCGACCTATGTATTCTTCTGTCACTGGTGGAATTCTTCAAAACGTTGATGATGATTTTGTCGAAGCTGTTGAGCCATTACTATTGGCAAACAAG GTTGATCTAGCATTATTTGGACATGTACACAATTATGAGAGGACTTGTGCAGTATATCAAAAGGAATGTAAAGCAATGCCTACTAAAGATGCAAGTGGAATTGATACTTATGATAATTCCAATTATAGTGCACCTGTTCATGCTGTTATTGGAATGGCTGGGTTTAACTTGGACCAATTCCCTTCTcag GCTGATGAATGGAGTTTAGTAAGAAAAGTTGAATTTGGATATGTGCGAGTTCATGCAAcaagaaattcattaactactgAG tATGTGAATGCAAATACAAGAAAGTTGGAAGacaattttaaaatcataaaaagctGA
- the LOC101255131 gene encoding uncharacterized protein, whose product MDDSCAVCAETLEWVAYGACGHKDVCSTCVARLRFICDDRRCCICKTEADVVFVTKALGDYTNMIGDFSVFPFEPKQGKSGSYWYHEDTQAFFDDFDHYKMILAMCRLSCSVCDKMEGPDVDGVKRRARFKNIDQLKGHLFHKHKLHMCSLCLEGRKIFICEQKLYTRAQLNQHIHTGDSEVDGTESERGGFMGHPLCEFCRTPFYGDNELYSHMSTEHYTCHMCQRQHPGQYEYYKNYDDLEIHFRRDHFLCEDGSCLAKKFIVFQSEAELKRHNTLEHGGRMSRSQRSAALQIPTSFRYRRSSEQVNRRGRGQSFRRDNAESELSMAIQASLETANADGRLHDTSGSRRVVPDQTVTDDADLLVQPFDSLTTDSEPASRYLQAVSQISRNSQLEESSFPPLAAPPVNSQPRPQSDAPMNTMASHLRRKQNKSTKLPNSSPAWPATTGHSPPVIGHQPAWPVISSASGSSSNSRHSKAVVNKPSAPVITRGQAWPAVNSAFGSASGSTQVKTLTAADGPPSSSHLNSVASRSSLAHESSSSSVGSSRSWAHSNRISHSSSAPNLVQSGSFDSSTTDFPPVSAAQSGKLPASGQQAVTNVEDVQTANKSLVERMHIALDFDQDKFTAFKDISAEYRQGLIDAETYLAYAAQFGLSHLVLELARLCPDAERQKALIDTYNANLGGTVPIQNRQSGINRLKDGRSSKNGKGKSIDAGSVTSKDIVADNILSTVRKLQSSHKIPEDDVEVLSRDGYRSAKGKSKLTPNESEEELNSRGKPLKLDARQNDLSAKDESNHRPGNNDGKGKQRKKTSKFHRVRLGDGSVETLLNLNSSNPDLDPNPDQKETSDDQGNPESLPVRGVWRNGGGQKLVAMTSKGPKK is encoded by the exons GCTTTAGGggattatacaaatatgattggTGACTTTTCAGTATTTCCATTTGAACCAAAACAAGGCAAAAGTGGTTCTTATTGGTATCATGAGGACACCCAGGCTTTCTTTGATGATTTTGACCATTACAAGATGATCCTGGCAATGTGCAGGCTTTCTTGTAGTGTGTGTGATAAGATGGAGGGGCCAGATGTTGATGGAGTGAAGAGAAGAGCAAGGTTCAAAAATATTGATCAGTTAAAAGGACACCTGTTCCATAAGCACAAGTTGCACATGTGCAGCTTATGTTTGGAAGGAAGAAAG ATATTTATCTGTGAGCAGAAGCTGTACACAAGGGCTCAGCTGAATCAGCATATACACACAGGTGACTCTGAGGTTGATGGTACTGAAAGTGAAAGAGGTGGATTCATGGGTCATCCTCTTTGTGAATTCTGTAGGACCCCATTTTATGGTGATAATGAGTTGTATTCTCACATGTCGACTGAACATTATACTTGTCACATGTGCCAGAG GCAGCACCCTGGGCAATACGAATACTACAAGAATTATGATGACCTAGAG ATCCACTTCCGCAGAGATCATTTCTTATGTGAAGACGGGAGCTGTCTTGcgaaaaaatttattgttttcCAGTCTGAAGCTGAGTTGAAG AGGCACAATACTCTCGAGCATGGAGGTCGTATGTCGCGTTCCCAACGCAGTGCTGCTTTGCAG ATACCAACAAGTTTCCGATATCGCCGTAGTAGTGAACAGGTTAATCGTCGTGGAAGGGGACAATCATTTAGGCGTGATAATGCTGAGAGTGAACTCTCCATGGCCATTCAAGCCAGTTTAGAGACCGCTAATGCAGATGGAAGACTGCATGATACATCAGGCAGTAGGAGGGTAGTTCCTGATCAAACGGTAACAGATGATGCTGATCTCCTTGTTCAACCTTTTGATTCTTTGACTACTGATTCTGAGCCAGCTTCAAGATATCTACAAGCTGTATCTCAAATTTCCAGAAATTCTCAGCTGGAAGAATCTTCATTTCCTCCTCTTGCTGCGCCTCCTGTTAATAGTCAACCAAGACCTCAGTCTGATGCACCCATGAACACTATGGCATCACATCTACGCCGAAAGCAAAACAAAAGTACAAAGCTTCCTAATTCATCTCCTGCATGGCCAGCAACAACCGGTCACTCACCACCGGTAATTGGTCATCAGCCTGCCTGGCCTGTGATAAGTAGTGCTTCTGGATCATCATCTAATTCCAGGCATAGTAAGGCAGTCGTGAACAAACCTTCTGCACCAGTAATTACCCGTGGACAAGCTTGGCCTGCTGTTAATAGTGCTTTTGGATCAGCATCAGGCTCTACTCAGGTTAAAACGTTGACAGCAGCAGATGGACCTCCATCATCTAGTCATTTGAACTCTGTTGCTTCTCGATCTTCATTAGCACATGAATCATCTTCTAGCTCCGTTGGTTCATCCAGGAGTTGGGCCCACAGCAATCGAATTAGCCATTCCTCGTCAGCCCCAAACCTTGTTCAGAGTGGGTCTTTTGACTCTTCTACTACTGATTTTCCTCCAGTCTCTGCTGCACAGTCTGGCAAACTTCCTGCAAGTGGCCAGCAGGCAGTTACAAATGTGGAAGATGTTCAAACCGCAAATAAATCTTTGGTAGAAAGGATGCATATTGCTCTAGATTTTGATCAAGACAAATTCACTGCATTTAAGGACATCTCTGCGGAATATCGTCAAGGTTTAATTGATGCTGAGACATATCTGGCATATGCCGCGCAGTTTGGCTTGTCACATCTCGTTCTTGAGTTGGCTAGACTATGCCCTGATGCTGAAAGGCAAAAAGCATTAATTGACACCTATAATGCTAATTTAGGAGGCACTGTCCCTATACAGAATCGTCAAAGTGGTATCAATCGCTTGAAAGATGGTAGAAGTTCAAAGAATGGTAAAGGCAAGTCAATAGATGCTGGAAGTGTTACTTCAAAGGATATTGTGGCAGATAACATTTTAAGTACTGTGAGGAAATTGCAGTCTAGCCATAAGATTCCTGAAGATGATGTGGAAGTTTTGTCTAGAGATGGTTATCGGTCTGCTAAAGGTAAATCAAAATTGACTCCGAATGAATCCGAGGAAGAATTGAACTCCCGAGGCAAGCCTTTAAAGCTGGATGCCCGCCAGAATGACTTGTCTGCTAAAGATGAGTCAAATCACAGGCCGGGGAATAATGATGGGAAAGGCAAGCAGCGGAAGAAAACCTCAAAGTTTCACAGAGTTCGCTTAGGTGATGGATCTGTTGAAACACTTTTAAATCTCAATAGTTCAAACCCTGATCTGGATCCGAACCCAGATCAAAAGGAGACATCAGATGACCAAGGTAACCCTGAAAGTTTGCCTGTGCGTGGTGTTTGGCGAAATGGAGGTGGTCAAAAGCTTGTAGCTATGACTTCCAAAGGTCCAAAAAAGTGA